From the Musa acuminata AAA Group cultivar baxijiao chromosome BXJ3-1, Cavendish_Baxijiao_AAA, whole genome shotgun sequence genome, the window aattttgaggAGTAATATAGGAACTATGCTGAGAATGCCTAAATTCATCTGCTTTCTATCAAAGAATGCTAATCTGCAACTTTTTCTTGTTTCGACATATTTGCTTTTTGGTTGATCCTTGGGAActtcttttgttgatttttcttAAGATGAAAACCTAATTTATCTTGCAGGCAGAGCAACGAATGGAGGAAAGCATGCTGCTTGGAAAAGGGGTCATATTTTGTCGAACTCTTGAAGCTGTACCTTTTAATGGGTTCGGAGACAAGATCAAACTGCCGCCTTCTTGTTTCCAGGAATTGTCTGATCAAGGGGCCCTCGATAAAGGCCCCATGTATTTCAGGCTGTCAGTGATTGATGAATTGGTTCCATCAGTTTCAGATGCTACTGACGAAGTGGAACATCGAGCAACTCATTCAGGAGTTTTGGAATTTACAGCTAGAGAGGGTTCAGTAGAATTACCTTCACATGTATGGAGCAATTTACTCTCTGGTGTCAGTCTCGATGTTCCTCTTGTTGAGGTGCACTATGTTAGCTTGCCCAAAGGTACATATGCAAAATTACAACCAGAGGGGATGGGCTTCTCTGACATTCCTAACCACAAGGCTGTCCTTGAGACAACTCTCCGCAGACATGCAACTCTTTCTCAAGGTGACATCATCACTGTCAGTTATGGAGAACTGAACTACAAGTTGAGGGTTCTTGAGACAAAacctgcttcaagtgtttctgtcCTAGAAACAGATATCGAAGTTGATATAGAAGGACATGATTCTGCTCAGGAGAGTAGTAGGAATCAGCCTGTACTTGCACCACTTGTTATTGGaaaggttgaagaaggaattgtTGAAGAAGGAACATTCAACTATTACAAGTTTTCTGTTGAGGCGGCCATTATTGATGAGGTTGCATCTGGTCGTATGAATATTGAAGTAAAGATTGAGGCAGATGCAGGTGATGCTGATACCAATGTTTATCTATCTAGACATCCATTGATATTCCCAACTCAACATCGTCACGAATGGTCATCTCATGAGATGGGTTCAAAGGTTTTGACTGTCAGACCGAAGGATCCAAACCTGGTTGCTGGTACATATAGCATTGGTGTCTTTGGTTTCAAAGGTGTGACAAAGTATCGTATCTCTGTGGCTTTCAAAGACAATGTCAAGCAACAGATTGGGGGACATGCTACTGCTTCGTCACCAATTGATATGGAATCTGTGGAATGCCAAAACTGTAAACATTTTATATCCAGCCGGACCATTTTACTCCATGAGGCATATTGCTTTCGGCACAATGTTCTTTGCCAACACAATGGCTGTGGAGTTGTCCTTAGGAAGGAGGAAGCAGCAAGTCATGTGCATTGCAACAAATGTGGACAAGCTTTCCAACAGGGGCAGATTGAGAAGCACATGAAGGTGTTTCATGAACCAGTTCATTGCCCATGTGGAGTGATACTAGAGAAGGAACAAATGGTGGGTGAATTATTTGGTGACTCTTTTTGGATTGCTGTTAACCTCTGTATAAGATTTTGTCAAACTATTTCTACAGCTACTTCAATAGTATTTCTGCATCTTAGTCAGCATAATTTCCTTTCAGGACATATCTTCGTTTATtcacattttcttctcttttaactAGTAAATGATTTACCTTTTATGATATCATTCTTTAATGATATAGACATTCCTTTAGTgagtattcatgatattaaagTTTGTGAAGGCTCAAGATGCACAGTCATGCTACCCTTGCATCTTTTCGGGTTTTCTTTTATTGTGTTTGTGGGGAAACTGTTAGGTTCCAATTTGAAATATAAAAGCACCCTGAAATTCTATTGCTCTCCTTTTCTGTGAACTCAATCTATGACCAATAGATTTCTGAATCATGCAATTTTAATTTCTTCTCTAACACAGTAGTTGTAGTTATATTGTTTTCCTAGTAGTTGTAGTTTTATTGTTTGCCTAATGTATCACACGTTAATGGATATCTGGAATGTCGTCAAGTGTAAACATATCTGATTTGTTGATCTCTTCAGTGCATCTCTTTTTATCATGGTTCAATAACTGATATGGAACTAAATCTAGAATTGTTTTGTTCCTTGCACCAAGTTTTCCCTCCTCTAACTTGATTGCTTCTTTCTTGTTACCTCCGCAATGTACGTTCTTTCATGATTTATACTAAAAAAAAGAATCTAGAATTTTGGCAGTTGTTGATTGGCTGCCTTGGTTCTTCAATCCCACTTTTGGTATTGGTACTTGTGTATGAGGCCAGCAGCACGAATGCTTCTCTTTTCCCCTATATCAATGAAAGCAACAAGACTGAATGATTTGATATTGTGCAATGTTTTCTAGTCTTGGATCTTTAAGTTCAGTTCTTAGATGCATAATCTGCACCAGGATCTTAAGATGCATATTGCTCAGAAAAGTGCTAATAGGTTCTTTTTTCCAGATCGAACACCAATCGTCGACCTGCCCACTTCGTTTGATTATGTGCCGGTTCTGTGGGGATATGGTGCAAGCTGGCAGTACACCAGCAGATGCTCGGGATCGTCTCAGAGGACTTGTTGAACATGAGAGTATTTGTGGGTCCAGAACCGCACCATGTGATTCGTGCGGCCGTGCTATCATGCTGAAGGAAATGGACATCCATGTGATTGCTGTGCATCAGAAGAGCTAACTGCTCATTGAATTCTCCTTTTTCTGCTCGATTCACCTTGGACACTCTCAAGGAATTTGCCTCTTGAAAAAATATTCTGGGTGCCTGTGATGCTTCTTTTACGCTATGTTGATGTATTTGTGTCCAACAGGCTTGAATTATATTCTCTCTGCCTGATATGTGCTGCAAAATACTTGGTATCCCTGATTTGTTGCAGTAATCACTAATAAGAACCTGATCAAGTATAAAGGAATGCATGCTGTTAGTGCAAATGAGATGTCCAGTTGTTGTTGGTATGTAAAGAGTTCATGAACTATGAATTCCAAACATGTTGGCTGAAGGTGCAGATCATTTATTTGCAGAGAAGCAAAGTTTCAGCTCAATTATTTCAGCAGCACTTTCAGCAAAGTAGTCTCCTACAAAGATTTAATTCAAGCTCTTGCCCTCCAATGTTTAGGCAGCATAGAACTGTCAGGACATACATTGGTTGCCATTTCTCACGAGGGTTGCAAAACCTTGATGGATCAAAATATTTTATCCCTCAATTTGGGAGTGTATATTTAAAATTGTTTATCAACTCAAAATGCTTAGTAACTAATTATTCATGTTctcatattataaaatttttttgttctttgtgATACATTGATTCTCCACAAAAGCTATACTGTGCATTGTATTCTCATTTCAACTTCATGTTTTGTTTGGCCCTAAACTGCTCATGTTATTTTTCTACTATTCAACATCTAACAACATATTCGAGTCAAGTAGATTAATTTTCTACTATTCAAGGCAAGTAGAATAAGGGAGTGCTGCGAGATCTCTCCTTTTGTATGCAAACACATGGAAGCTTACTCTAAATGAACTGCATGAAATTGAGTAACCAAATGGCATGTTGTTGGATGCCAAGTTTTTTTGAGTTCCACCACATGAAGAAAGAAGGCTGTCGAGATTTGGTCTCCAGCTTCTATAAAAACTTCTGACCACCTACAGCCAATATTGTGCGTCCCCATCGGTGTGATCGTTCACGGCTAATTGCATATTAGCTGTCATTAATTAGTATTTTGatacttatattttaaaaatttatatttcggTTGATATTTCTAAACTTAAACATCTAAGTCCATTCATTCTAATGACGTTATTTTTACTaacgaaaatatgaaaaaaaaaaaaaatttaatgtttcaGTTAATGATGATGAATGACGATATTATTGGAGAGCACGAGTAAttattgtggatgagaagagtGATGATGAGAGGTGAGGGCCACTCAACAACTATATCAATATCAACGTAGATGTAGAGCGACTCTCACTTTTTATCGTCGCTCTCTTCATTCACAATAATCACCCACGATCTCCAATGATGTTGTTGTCTGTTATCACCGATGTCGTCTGCTATCAACCGTgacgaatattaaaattattatttttatccttcattttCGTATTTATATTAGAAAAACCAACTTAATGGATCTATATATTTTACTTTgggatatcaatataatttttaaaaatataaagatggaAATACTAAAAGTCATTGGGACTAACCATTGTAATAGAAAAAGTAAAAGAACACTCTGAAGATGCTTTGAAAAGTGTAATTTACCCCAACAGTTCAACATCAGATTAAAACGAAGAAGTATTAATATTTGACCACTTGTGCAGGTTCAGCTTGGGAAAGGAAAGGACTTTGATATCCTTATGTTATCTTTTTCAGCTTGTATTTTTGCCAAAAGTGCTGAACAACAAATTCTGTACATGTTCTTCTTGAGTTTCCAATGATTCTGGAGATGTTCTTAAACCACATATGTTAGGATGATAATATACTGATCTTCCCCA encodes:
- the LOC135628469 gene encoding uncharacterized protein LOC135628469; translation: MDFELRVAREKLEREQRARKERAKAKLERERRAKAEAARQRDAIEATQRSKRLDAARAQIEAEQRMEESMLLGKGVIFCRTLEAVPFNGFGDKIKLPPSCFQELSDQGALDKGPMYFRLSVIDELVPSVSDATDEVEHRATHSGVLEFTAREGSVELPSHVWSNLLSGVSLDVPLVEVHYVSLPKGTYAKLQPEGMGFSDIPNHKAVLETTLRRHATLSQGDIITVSYGELNYKLRVLETKPASSVSVLETDIEVDIEGHDSAQESSRNQPVLAPLVIGKVEEGIVEEGTFNYYKFSVEAAIIDEVASGRMNIEVKIEADAGDADTNVYLSRHPLIFPTQHRHEWSSHEMGSKVLTVRPKDPNLVAGTYSIGVFGFKGVTKYRISVAFKDNVKQQIGGHATASSPIDMESVECQNCKHFISSRTILLHEAYCFRHNVLCQHNGCGVVLRKEEAASHVHCNKCGQAFQQGQIEKHMKVFHEPVHCPCGVILEKEQMIEHQSSTCPLRLIMCRFCGDMVQAGSTPADARDRLRGLVEHESICGSRTAPCDSCGRAIMLKEMDIHVIAVHQKS